The Thermoproteales archaeon sequence GGGTTCTCTACTGGTTCCTTTCCTTCTAGGATACGTTGTTGCCTTAGTCTATAGTCTGCCTCCGTTGTTTATAGGCGTGGCATTATCGACTACTTCTATGGGAGTTATATTGCCTACGATAAAGGAATTTTCTGCAGGAGAGGAGTTTTCGCAGGTTTTGCTGGGATCAGCCATTCTAGTCGATATTATAAGTATGTTTTTACTAGCTTTCATAATTGAAGAAGAGTTTCTAACATTTGATAAATTGTTACTGCTAATGATCGCATTGTCAGGATTGTTGTTGATTACATGCATGCTTAAAAGATATCGTAAAATTCGGAAAATGTTGAGGAGTTTTATAGCTACGTATCATACGGACGTTAGACTGAGCCTAACTTTAATTTTCGGCTTTGCTATTTTAGCAGAGTTTGTCGGTGTCCACGCAATCTTAGGATCATTTTTCGCAGGCTTATTTATTTCAGAGTTTGAAGAAAAGGTAGAGGGATTGGTGGAAAAACTTCTCAGCTTCGGCTATGGATTTTTCATACCGGCCTTTTTTATAACAGTCGGCATAAGAACTGATATTGCAATAATTTTTGAGAATATTGGAAACTTAGAGTTGCTGCTTTCTTTGCTGGCTGCTGGTTTCTTAGGGAAGTTTTTGGGAACTTCGATAGTTGCAAGATTTCTCGGATTTGAGAAATATGAAAGCCTTTCAATGGGCCTGGCGATGAGTGCTAGGTTGAGCTTGATAATCGCTGCAGCTGAGCTAGGTATAGCCGCTGGAATTATAAGTCCAGAAGTATATTCTGTCTTTGTTTTGCTAGCTATAATTAGCGTGCTATTATCACCCTCATTAGCTAAAATGCTAATAGGAAGAAAAACTATAGTCGTTTCCAAGGAAACACCCATTCCTTAACTATTATAATCTTACAAATTCAGTTTCAAGCTGAGAGCTACTTCTGGTTGAAACTGATTTTCTAAAACCTATTAATAAATTTTAATTATATTTTACAAAAATGAA is a genomic window containing:
- a CDS encoding cation:proton antiporter, producing the protein MAADILLEIFVLFFLILVAPVLSRFLKLPVIVTEIILGIIVGPNILGILSDTEWLYTMALIGFIYLMFVVGLEVELNLLKANIGKVLMITMGSLLVPFLLGYVVALVYSLPPLFIGVALSTTSMGVILPTIKEFSAGEEFSQVLLGSAILVDIISMFLLAFIIEEEFLTFDKLLLLMIALSGLLLITCMLKRYRKIRKMLRSFIATYHTDVRLSLTLIFGFAILAEFVGVHAILGSFFAGLFISEFEEKVEGLVEKLLSFGYGFFIPAFFITVGIRTDIAIIFENIGNLELLLSLLAAGFLGKFLGTSIVARFLGFEKYESLSMGLAMSARLSLIIAAAELGIAAGIISPEVYSVFVLLAIISVLLSPSLAKMLIGRKTIVVSKETPIP